A genomic window from Micromonospora violae includes:
- a CDS encoding glycoside hydrolase family 13 protein, whose product MNTDPTQQTPSGQPITGWWTEAAIYQIYPRSFADSDGDGIGDLPGITARLDHLVELGVDAVWLSPFYPSPQADAGYDVADYRDVDPLFGTLADADKLIAEARSRNLRVIVDLVPNHTSSAHRWFQAALPAAPGSPERSRYIFRDGRGPAGDQPPNDWQSVFGGPAWTRTADADGQPGQWYLHLFDTGQPDLNWDNPEVHAEFLDVLRFWLDRGVDGFRVDVAHGLVKQADLADWQEPQEILSGNEIDKPRPPMWDQDGVHEIYRQWRQVLDSYPGERVLVAEAWVEPAERLARYVRPDEMHQAFNFEYLLAAWTAPAQYAVITRSLEATDSVGAPTTWVLSNHDVVRHASRLGLPVGTVRPNGIGIGDPQPDAALGLRRARAATLLMLALPGSAYLYQGEELGLPEHTTLPDEARQDPTWVRTGHTQRGRDGCRVPIPWEADAPSYGFGPSDASWLPQPALWAEYALDRQRDVPGSTYELYRTALRLRRAHGLGRGTLEWLSSGDEVLSFRNGELTVLTNFGAAPVPVPADAEVLAASAALDEDGAVPTDVTVWLRG is encoded by the coding sequence CTGAACACCGATCCGACGCAGCAGACCCCCTCCGGTCAGCCGATCACCGGCTGGTGGACCGAGGCCGCCATCTACCAGATCTACCCCCGCTCGTTCGCCGACTCGGACGGGGACGGGATCGGTGACCTGCCCGGCATCACCGCCCGCCTCGACCACCTGGTTGAGCTGGGCGTGGACGCGGTCTGGCTCTCTCCCTTCTACCCCTCGCCGCAGGCCGACGCCGGCTACGACGTGGCCGACTACCGGGACGTCGACCCGCTGTTCGGCACCCTCGCCGACGCCGACAAGCTGATCGCCGAGGCCCGGTCCCGCAACCTGCGGGTGATCGTCGACCTGGTTCCGAACCACACGTCCTCGGCGCACCGCTGGTTCCAGGCCGCGCTGCCGGCCGCGCCCGGCAGCCCGGAACGGTCCCGGTACATCTTCCGGGACGGCCGCGGACCGGCCGGCGACCAGCCGCCGAACGACTGGCAGAGCGTCTTCGGTGGCCCCGCCTGGACCCGGACCGCCGACGCCGACGGGCAGCCCGGCCAGTGGTACCTGCACCTGTTCGACACCGGCCAGCCGGACCTCAACTGGGACAACCCCGAGGTGCACGCCGAGTTCCTGGACGTGTTGCGGTTCTGGTTGGACCGTGGGGTGGACGGCTTCCGGGTCGACGTGGCACACGGCCTGGTCAAGCAGGCCGACCTGGCCGACTGGCAGGAGCCGCAGGAGATCCTCTCCGGCAACGAGATCGACAAGCCTCGCCCACCGATGTGGGACCAGGACGGTGTGCACGAGATCTACCGGCAGTGGCGGCAGGTTCTGGACAGCTACCCGGGTGAGCGGGTGCTGGTCGCCGAGGCCTGGGTGGAGCCGGCCGAGCGGCTGGCCCGCTACGTCCGCCCGGACGAGATGCACCAGGCGTTCAACTTCGAGTACCTGCTCGCCGCGTGGACCGCACCGGCCCAGTACGCGGTGATCACCCGCTCGTTGGAGGCGACCGACTCGGTCGGCGCGCCGACCACCTGGGTGCTGTCCAACCACGACGTGGTCCGGCACGCCTCCCGGCTCGGCCTGCCGGTCGGCACCGTACGGCCCAACGGCATCGGCATCGGCGACCCGCAGCCGGACGCCGCGCTCGGCCTGCGCCGGGCCCGGGCGGCCACCCTGCTGATGCTCGCCCTGCCCGGCTCGGCGTACCTCTACCAGGGCGAGGAGCTGGGGCTGCCCGAGCACACCACGCTGCCCGACGAGGCCCGGCAGGACCCGACCTGGGTCCGCACCGGGCACACCCAGCGCGGCCGGGACGGCTGCCGGGTGCCGATCCCGTGGGAGGCCGACGCCCCGTCGTACGGCTTCGGGCCCAGCGACGCGAGCTGGCTGCCGCAGCCCGCGCTCTGGGCGGAGTACGCGCTGGACCGCCAGCGCGACGTGCCCGGCTCGACGTACGAGCTGTACCGCACCGCGCTGCGGTTGCGTCGTGCGCACGGGCTGGGCCGCGGCACCCTGGAGTGGTTGTCCTCCGGCGACGAGGTGCTGAGCTTCCGCAATGGTGAGCTGACCGTGCTGACCAACTTCGGTGCCGCCCCGGTGCCGGTGCCGGCCGATGCCGAGGTCCTCGCCGCCAGCGCGGCCCTGGACGAGGACGGTGCGGTCCCGACCGACGTGACCGTCTGGCTGCGCGGCTGA